GCCGCGCGGCGCAGTAGACGGCGTAGACGGCGAACGGCGCGAGGAGGAGGGCGGTGCGCCGAACGACGGGCGACGTCACGCACGCACCCGGAACACGAACCGCGTGTGCAGCGGGTACGTGTAAAATACACTTGCCGCGACGGCGGCGAAGACGCGCGCGAGCGGGTAGGGGATCGCCGCCGCGCGCAGGACGAGCGCCATCAGCGCGGCGTTCACGATCGCGCCGCCGGCGCAGACGAGGGCGTAGCGCCGCGCCTGCGAGCCGAAGGAGCCGCCGTGCCGCCGCGCGAAGGCCCACGTTCGCGAGAGGAGGAAATTGAAGGCGCCGCCCGCGAGCGCTCCCCCGAACGCCGCGGTCGGCGCGGCGACGCGGAGGCCCTCGACGCACGCGATCATCACGAGGAAGTCTACCGCCGTCGCCGCGAGCGCGGCCGCCTG
This region of Labilithrix sp. genomic DNA includes:
- a CDS encoding GtrA family protein; the encoded protein is MLGRHQAAALAATAVDFLVMIACVEGLRVAAPTAAFGGALAGGAFNFLLSRTWAFARRHGGSFGSQARRYALVCAGGAIVNAALMALVLRAAAIPYPLARVFAAVAASVFYTYPLHTRFVFRVRA